A stretch of the Capra hircus breed San Clemente chromosome 10, ASM170441v1, whole genome shotgun sequence genome encodes the following:
- the PPM1A gene encoding protein phosphatase 1A: MGAFLDKPKMEKHNAQGQGNGLRYGLSSMQGWRVEMEDAHTAVIGLPSGLETWSFFAVYDGHAGSQVAKYCCEHLLDHITNNQDFKGSAGAPSVENVKNGIRTGFLEIDEHMRVMSEKKHGADRSGSTAVGVLISPQHTYFINCGDSRGLLCRNRKVYFFTQDHKPSNPLEKERIQNAGGSVMIQRVNGSLAVSRALGDFDYKCVHGKGPTEQLVSPEPEVHDIERSEEDDQFIILACDGIWDVMGNEELCDFVRSRLEVTDDLEKVCNEVVDTCLYKGSRDNMSVILICFPNAPKVSPEAVKKEEELDKYLESRVEEIIKKQGEGVPDLVHVMRTLASENIPSLPPGGELASKRNVIEAVYNRLNPYKNDDTDSTSTDDMW; the protein is encoded by the exons ATGGGAGCATTTTTAGACAaaccaaagatggaaaaacaTAATGCCCAGGGGCAGGGTAATGGGTTGCGATATGGGCTAAGCAGCATGCAAGGCTGGCGAGTTGAAATGGAGGATGCACATACTGCTGTGATCGGTTTGCCGAGTGGACTTGAAACATGGTCGTTCTTTGCTGTGTATGATGGGCATGCTGGTTCTCAGGTTGCCAAATACTGCTGTGAGCATTTGTTAGATCACATCACCAATAACCAGGATTTTAAAGGGTCTGCAGGAGCACCCTCTGTGGAAAATGTGAAGAATGGAATCAGAACAGGTTTCCTGGAGATTGATGAACATATGAGAGTTATGTCGGAGAAGAAACACGGTGCTGACAGAAGTGGGTCAACAGCTGTGGGTGTCCTCATTTCTCCTCAACACACCTACTTCATTAACTGTGGAGACTCAAGAGGGTTACTGTGTAGGAACAGGAAAGTTTACTTCTTCACACAAGATCACAAACCAAGTAATCCGCTGGAAAAAGAACGAATTCAGAATGCAGGTGGTTCTGTAATGATTCAGCGTGTGAATGGCTCTCTGGCTGTGTCGAGGGCCCTTGGGGACTTTGATTACAAATGTGTCCATGGAAAAGGTCCTACAGAGCAGCTTGTTTCACCAGAGCCTGAAGTCCATGATATTGAAAGATCTGAAGAAGATGATCAATTCATTATTCTTgcatgtgatggtatttgggaTGTCATGGGAAATGAAGAGCTCTGTGATTTTGTAAGATCCAGACTTGAAGTCACTGATGACCTTGAGAAAGTTTGCAATGAAGTAGTCGACACCTGTTTGTATAAG ggaagtcGAGACAACATGAGTGTGATATTGATCTGTTTTCCAAATGCACCCAAAGTATCACCAGAAGCAgtgaagaaggaggaagagttGGACAAATACCTGGAAAGCAGAGTAGAAG AAATCATAAAGAAGCAGGGGGAAGGCGTCCCTGACTTAGTCCATGTGATGCGCACATTAGCGAGTGAGAACATACCCAGCCTCCCACCAGGGGGTGAACTGGCAAGCAA GCGGAATGTAATTGAAGCCGTTTACAATAGACTGAATCCATATAAAAATGATGACACC GACTCTACATCAACTGATGATATGTGGTAA